One Setaria viridis chromosome 3, Setaria_viridis_v4.0, whole genome shotgun sequence DNA window includes the following coding sequences:
- the LOC117849939 gene encoding glucose-1-phosphate adenylyltransferase large subunit 3, chloroplastic/amyloplastic: MQFSSVFPLEGKACVSPVRRGSEGSGSERMRIGDCSSIRQNRALRRMCFGARGTASSAQCVLTSDAGPDTLVVRTSFRRNYADPNEVAAVILGGGTGTQLFPLTSTRATPAVPIGGCYRLIDIPMSNCFNSGINKIFVMTQFNSASLNRHIHRTYLGGGINFTDGSVEVLAATQMPGEAGWFQGTADAVRKFIWVLEDYYKHKAIEHILILSGDQLYRMDYMELVQKHVDDNADITLSCAPVGESRASDYGLVKFDSSGRVIQFSEKPKGADLEEMKVDTSFLNFAIDDPSKYPYIASMGVYVFKRDVLLNLLKSRYSQLHDFGSEILPKALHEHNVQAYVFTDYWEDIGTLRSFFDANMALCEQPPKFEFYDPKTPFFTSPRYLPPTKSDKSRIKDAIISHGCFLRECTIEHSIVGVRSRLNSGCELKNTMMMGADLYETEDEISRLLSEGKVPIGVGENTKISNCIIDMNARVGRNVSITNSEGVQEADRPEEGYYIRSGIVVVLKNATIKDGTVI, translated from the exons ATGCAGTTCAGCAGTGTGTTTCCCCTGGAGGGAAAAGCATGTGTGAGCCCAGTGAGGAGAGGTAGTGAAGGTTCTGGGAGTGAGAGAATGAGGATTGGGGATTGCAGCAGCATCAGGCAGAACAGGGCATTAAGGAGGATGTGTTTTGGTGCTAGGGGCACCGCAAGTAGCGCTCAATGTGTGCTCACTTCAGATGCTGGTCCAGACACTCTT GTTGTCCGAACGTCCTTCCGAAGGAATTATGCTGACCCGAATGAAGTTGCCGCTGTCATACTGGGTGGTGGTACTGGGACTCAGCTTTTCCCTCTCACAAGCACAAGGGCCACTCCTGCT GTTCCTATTGGAGGATGTTACAGGCTTATTGATATCCCCATGAGCAACTGTTTCAACAGTGGCATAAACAAGATATTCGTTATGACTCAGTTCAACTCAGCTTCTCTTAACCGTCACATTCATCGCACATACCTTGGTGGGGGAATCAACTTCACTGATGGATCTGTTGAG GTGCTGGCTGCAACGCAAATGCCCGGGGAGGCTGGTTGGTTCCAGGGCACAGCAGATGCTGTTAGAAAATTTATCTGGGTACTTGAG GATTATTACAAGCATAAAGCTATAGAACACATTTTGATTTTGTCAGGAGATCAGCTCTATCGTATGGATTACATGGAGCTTGTGCAG AAACATGTAGATGACAATGCAGACATCACTTTATCATGCGCACCTGTTGGAGAGAG CCGAGCTTCCGACTATGGACTAGTTAAGTTCGACAGTTCAGGCCGTGTAATTCAATTCTCTGAGAAACCAAAGGGTGCTGACTTGGAAGAAATG AAAGTGGATACCAGCTTTCTCAATTTCGCCATCGATGACCCAAGTAAATACCCCTATATTGCTTCAATGGGAGTTTACGTTTTCAAAAGAGATGTTCTTCTAAACCTTCTAAA GTCGAGGTATTCTCAACTGCATGACTTTGGTTCTGAAATTCTACCCAAAGCTTTACATGAGCACAACGTGCAG GCATATGTCTTCACTGACTACTGGGAGGACATTGGAACACTGAGATCATTCTTCGACGCAAACATGGCCCTCTGCGAgcag CCTCCAAAGTTTGAGTTTTACGATCCGAAAACACCCTTCTTCACTTCACCTCGGTACTTGCCACCAACGAAGTCGGATAAGAGCAGG ATTAAAGACGCGATCATTTCTCATGGCTGCTTCTTGCGTGAATGTACCATTGAGCATTCTATTGTCGGTGTTCGTTCACGCCTAAACTCTGGATGTGAGCTCAAG AATACCATGATGATGGGTGCGGATTTGTACGAGACCGAAGACGAGATTTCGAGGCTACTGTCAGAGGGCAAGGTCCCCATTGGCGTGGGGGAGAACACAAAGATAAG CAACTGCATCATCGACATGAACGCAAGGGTTGGAAGGAACGTTTCCATCACAAACAGCGAG GGCGTCCAAGAAGCTGACCGGCCGGAGGAAGGATACTACATCAGGTCCGGGATCGTGGTGGTCCTGAAGAACGCAACCATCAAGGACGGGACCGTCATATAG
- the LOC117847419 gene encoding uncharacterized protein yields MTMTTTASSSEEEVHDGGSSVGTELALELARWEVEWVPEPEPTEEDKAVEALHLVLCRQFTEHDPKLGYPVPTRLCQFNIALFDFEKESMAGIGQPLCTLDLSDWMSLEDSINVVSLKVAESVGYPISVFGTVLARDQVDYKCVYLFRRDREDPQVVTSPDDALTLTGPCQGLAATSHTFFEVNLKIRSDDGDKDFSEGLGRVWFQGLSWLSVTSNV; encoded by the exons atgacgatgacgacgacggcgtcgtcgtCAGAGGAAGAGGTCCACGATGGCGGCTCGTCCGTGGGGACGGAGCTGGCTCTTGAGCTAGCCCGGTGGGAGGTGGAGTGGGTGCCGGAACCGGAGCCGACGGAGGAGGACAAGGCGGTGGAAGCTCTCCACCTGGTCCTCTGCCGGCAGTTCACCGAGCACGACCCCAAGTTGGGCTACCCCGTCCCTACCCGCTTGTGCCAGTTCAACATTGCCTTGTTCGACTTTGAGAAAGAAT CTATGGCTGGCATTGGTCAACCGCTTTGCACCCTCGATCTATCTGACTGGATGTCATTGGAGGATTCCATCAACGTGGTTTCCTTGAAGGTAGCTGAATCTGTGGGCTACCCGATCAGCGTGTTCGGCACCGTGCTCGCGAGGGATCAGGTTGACTACAAGTGCGTCTATCTTTTCAGGCGGGACAGGGAGGATCCTCAAGTCGTTACATCACCG GATGATGCGTTGACTTTGACAGGCCCGTGCCAAGGACTCGCTGCAACATCCCACACGTTTTTCGAGGTCAATCTGAAGATCAggagcgacgacggcgacaaGGATTTCAGCGAAGGTTTAGGGAGGGTTTGGTTCCAAGGACTAAGCTGGCTCtctgttacatcgaatgtttag